The sequence below is a genomic window from Rudanella lutea DSM 19387.
TCCCGCAAAGAACTCGACGAACTCCGGCTCAAGATTGGGTTTTCGTTTCAGAACAGTGCCCTGTACGACAGCATGACCGTGCGCGAAAATCTGGAGTTTCCGCTTGTGCGCAACGTGCGTAACCTGAGCCGTAAAGAAATTGATCAGGCCGTAGAAGAGGCCCTCGACAACGTGGGTCTGAGCCAGACCATTAACCAGATGCCGTCCGAACTGTCGGGTGGGCAACGCAAGCGGATCGGTATAGCCCGCACGCTCATTCTGAAGCCTGAAGTGATGCTCTACGACGAACCGACGGCCGGCCTTGACCCGATTACCTGCATTGATATCAACAACCTGATCAACGAGGTGAAGGAACGCTACAAAACCTCGTCGATTGTGATTACGCACGACCTCACCTGCGCCAAAGCCGTGGGCGACCGGGTGGCTATGTTATTCGACGGGCAGTTTCAGCGCGTTGGGACATTCGAAGAGGTATTCGACACCGACGACGAGCGCGTGCAGCAGTTTTACAATTACAATTTCGTGGAAGAACGACGCATGTCATAGACCATCCACAAGCCAAATTTTAGACACATGAAAGCAGCAGACAATAAACGATCCATTACCGTTGGCCTTTTTGTGCTCATCGGGATTATCATTTTTATCGGGGGCGTGTTGTTCCTCGGCGGGCAGCAAAAGCGGTTCGTAAAAACCGTGATGGTGAAAGCTATCTTCGACGATGTGGGTGGCCTCAAAGTAGGAAACAACGTCTGGTTTTCGGGCGTGAAAGTCGGCACCGTCCGTCGGATCAGCTTCTTCGGCAATTCGCAGGTGGAGGTCGACATGAACATCGAAGAAAAATCGCAGGCGTATATCCGTAAAGATGCGCAGGCGACCATTAGCTCCGACGGGCTTATCGGTAACAAAATTGTGATGATTGTGGGAGGGAGCCCCCGCGTAGAGCCCGTGGAAGATGGCGATCGGCTGGCGGTACGCACGGCCCTCAGCTCCGACCAACTGCTCGAAACCTTGCAGGAAAACAACAACAACCTGTTGCGGATCACCACCGACGTGAAAAACATCATTGGCCAGATAAAGCAGGGCAAGGGGGTGGCTGGTGCCGTATTGACCGATTCGCTGCTGGCTTACCGGTTTGAAAGTATGGTGAGCAATTTGCAGCAGGCATCGGGCAGTGCCGCCAAGGCGTCGGGATCATTGTCGGCGTTTGCGGCCAAGCTCAATGACAAGCGCAGCCTGCCAAACCAGCTCGTGTCCGACACGGCCGTGTACAGCAATATCCGGCTGACGTCGGCCCGGCTCCGGGATGCGGCCAATATGGCTACTGAAGTGACCGACGATATGCGCAAGGCAAGCGACCGACTCAACAGTAAAGACAATCTGGTGGGCCTGCTTCTCAACGACCCGAGCGTAAACAACGATGTGCGCGGTACGTTGAGCAACCTGAACCAGGGCACCAAAAAGCTGGACGAAAACATGGAGGCCCTGCAGCATAATTTCCTGCTGCGCGGATTTTTCCGGCGCCGGGCCAAGGAGAAAGAGAAGGCTGAAAAAGCCGCGCAAACAGCCCCCGCCGATAGCGCAGCGCGGCAAGCCAACGCGGGTAAGTAGGGGGCATTTTACATTGTACATTCAATCATGAACAGATACCTTTCAGTAGCCGTGCTGGGTTTGCTTCTGCAAGCCTGTGGCGGTAACGACAGTGAGAATAAGGCCAACGAAGCCAACGAACAACGTATCGACGCCCAGGCCGTGGGCGTTAGCGACGAAGCCAAACAGGACGCCAAGAAAACGGCCGGGCGGCTGGTGGAGCTGACGAGCATGAACCTCACCGAGTACGAACTGAGTCAGGCGGCTCTGCGGCAGGCAACCAACCCGGAAGTGAAGGCGCTGGCTCAGCAGGCCGTAAACCGGTTTGCGCAGCAGGATAAAGCCCTTCGCGATTTGGCCCGTGACCTGAAAATTGTGCTGCCCACCGAGCTGTCGGCCGAAGGGCGCGACCGGCTGGAAGACCTCACCGGTGAAAAAGCAGGCACCGCGTTCGACCTCAAATACCTGGAGCAAATCCAGAAAGTTACCAATGAGATGTCGGACCTCGCCGACGATCTTGCCGATGATGCCCCCAACGATGCCGTTCGGGAGTACGGTAACCGGGCGGAGAAAGAAGCCAGCCAGCGCGCCGACCGGGCTAAATCGCTCCGTAACGTGCTGGGATAAAGGGGGAATATAGTTAGGAGTTGGAAGTTAAGAGTTAACTCAGTGCTTGCTATTCGGACTTCAGACACTAGGCGTTAGACTTACTACTCTTCTGTAGGGGTGTCTAACGTCTAGTATCCAACATCTAATGTCCAGAACTGATCTAACTCCCATTAATATCCCATGGCGGTGTTATCGGCGCGGGGGTCAGAGGCTCCTTCGAGGGTACCGTCGGGGCGCACCAGAATACAGTCCATACGGCCGAGGGTGTTGGTCAGGCGTTCGAGCACGTAGCCCCGGCTTTGCAGAATCTGTTCGGTTTTGGGGGTGAACGCTCCGTTTTCAAAGGTCGTTTTGTCGGGTAGCCACTGATGGTGAAACTTCAGCGCATTCACGGCCTGCTGCATCGTCATGCCGTGCTCAGTCACGTTCAGAATCGTCTGAAACACCGACGTCATGATGGTTGAGCCGCCCGGCGTGCCAACTACCATGTACAGCTTACCCCCTTTTTCGAGAATCGTGGGCGTCATACTCGACAGCATCCGTTTGCCGGGTGCAATGGCGTTGGCCGCATTGCCCACCAGCCCGTACATGTTGGGCGTGCCGGGTTTGATGCTGAAATCGTCCATCTCGTTGTTCATCAGAAAACCAGCTCCGCCTACCACAACCCGGCTGCCGTAACCACCGTTGAGTGTGGTGGTAATGGCCACGGCGTTACCCTCTTTGTCGACCACCGAGAAGTGGGTAGTTTCGAGGCTTTCGAAACCGGGCAAGGTGCCCCCGCGGATGTTCCGGCTGTCGGTGGCTTTGGCCCAGTTGAAGTCGGTCCAGCGCGATTTGAGGTACGGGTAGCTCGTCAGTTCGGCTACGGGGACCTTCACAAAATCAGGGTCGCCCAGAAACTTGGCCCGGTCGGCATACACGCGCCGTTCGGCTTCAATCATGACCTGTACGGTGCTGTCGCGGTTCCAGCCCCAGCGCCGGAGCGGAAACGGCTCCACAAATCGCATCAGTTGCACCAGCGCAACCCCACCGCTCGACGTAGGGGGCATTGTGATGATATTCAGGTCTTTGTAGGTAGCCTTGAGTGGGGTTCGCCAAACCGATTTGTAGTCGGCCAGGTCCTGCTCGGTAATCAGGCCACCCCCGCGCTGCATCTCGGTTGCCAGCAGCCGGGCGGTTTCGCCCCCGTAAAAACCGGCGCGGCCCTGTGCCTGAATCCGCCGGAGGGTTTGTCCCAGATCGGTTTGCACGAGTCGGTCATTGGCGCGCCAGCGGGTGGTGTCGGTCGGGGTGCCTTTCAGAAAATACGATTTGCCGGGATTGATCCGCAGGAGGTCTTGCCGGATACTGTTGAGACCACGGGCATCGCGCTCGGTGAGGGCAAAGCCCCGCTCGGCGAGGTCGATGGCGGGTTGCAGCACCTGCGCCCAGCTTAACCGCCCAAACCGGCTATGCGCCTGTACCATGCCGTCGACAGAGCCCGGTACTCCGCTTGCCAGATGCCCGCTGATGCTCAGGCCCGGCCGTACATTGCCCGCTGAGTCGAGGTACATATCGCGGGTGGCTTTGCCCGGGGCTTTTTCGCGAAAATCGAGGGTATGGGCTTCACCGGCTTTGTCGCGATACACCAGAAACCCTCCGCCCCCCAGGTTGCCCGCGCCGGGGTACACCACCGCCAGGGCAAACTGCACGGCCACGGCCGCATCTACGGCGTTGCCACCGGCTTTCAGAATCTCCAAGCCCACGCGCGAGGCTTCGGGGTGTGCCGTAGCCACCATGCCATTGCGCCCGGTAACACCCATCCGGTCGGAGTAAAACGGTTTGAGCGTAGGGTCTTCGTCGCGGTATTGGTACACGCCCTGACTCTGGGATACCGCGCCCGACGAGCCGCGTGGGGCCGAGGAATGGCAGGCCACCACGAGCGTGAGTAAGCCAATCGGAAAGAATAATGATCGCATCATAGGGGCTAATATACGGAAAAGTCGCGCAGCCTCCGGTGCAAACGGGCACCGACCGGCGCTCGACAAAGCGGGCTAAACTTCTATTTGTCCGGCTATTTTCTCAGTTTTACGAAAAAAACGCTTTCAGATGGCTACGGCCCGTCCACTATACCAACAACTCTCGCGCAATATCACGGCGTACCCCCCCGAGGAGGCCCGCGAAATGGCGTTCATGCTGCTTGATCACTACTTTGGGCTTCGTAAAG
It includes:
- a CDS encoding ABC transporter ATP-binding protein yields the protein MNNEVIISIRDLRIAFGDYKVLQGVDLDLYKGENLVVLGRSGTGKSVLIKILVGLLKADSGTITAFGQQVEELSRKELDELRLKIGFSFQNSALYDSMTVRENLEFPLVRNVRNLSRKEIDQAVEEALDNVGLSQTINQMPSELSGGQRKRIGIARTLILKPEVMLYDEPTAGLDPITCIDINNLINEVKERYKTSSIVITHDLTCAKAVGDRVAMLFDGQFQRVGTFEEVFDTDDERVQQFYNYNFVEERRMS
- a CDS encoding MlaD family protein; this encodes MKAADNKRSITVGLFVLIGIIIFIGGVLFLGGQQKRFVKTVMVKAIFDDVGGLKVGNNVWFSGVKVGTVRRISFFGNSQVEVDMNIEEKSQAYIRKDAQATISSDGLIGNKIVMIVGGSPRVEPVEDGDRLAVRTALSSDQLLETLQENNNNLLRITTDVKNIIGQIKQGKGVAGAVLTDSLLAYRFESMVSNLQQASGSAAKASGSLSAFAAKLNDKRSLPNQLVSDTAVYSNIRLTSARLRDAANMATEVTDDMRKASDRLNSKDNLVGLLLNDPSVNNDVRGTLSNLNQGTKKLDENMEALQHNFLLRGFFRRRAKEKEKAEKAAQTAPADSAARQANAGK
- a CDS encoding DUF4142 domain-containing protein is translated as MNRYLSVAVLGLLLQACGGNDSENKANEANEQRIDAQAVGVSDEAKQDAKKTAGRLVELTSMNLTEYELSQAALRQATNPEVKALAQQAVNRFAQQDKALRDLARDLKIVLPTELSAEGRDRLEDLTGEKAGTAFDLKYLEQIQKVTNEMSDLADDLADDAPNDAVREYGNRAEKEASQRADRAKSLRNVLG
- the ggt gene encoding gamma-glutamyltransferase; this encodes MMRSLFFPIGLLTLVVACHSSAPRGSSGAVSQSQGVYQYRDEDPTLKPFYSDRMGVTGRNGMVATAHPEASRVGLEILKAGGNAVDAAVAVQFALAVVYPGAGNLGGGGFLVYRDKAGEAHTLDFREKAPGKATRDMYLDSAGNVRPGLSISGHLASGVPGSVDGMVQAHSRFGRLSWAQVLQPAIDLAERGFALTERDARGLNSIRQDLLRINPGKSYFLKGTPTDTTRWRANDRLVQTDLGQTLRRIQAQGRAGFYGGETARLLATEMQRGGGLITEQDLADYKSVWRTPLKATYKDLNIITMPPTSSGGVALVQLMRFVEPFPLRRWGWNRDSTVQVMIEAERRVYADRAKFLGDPDFVKVPVAELTSYPYLKSRWTDFNWAKATDSRNIRGGTLPGFESLETTHFSVVDKEGNAVAITTTLNGGYGSRVVVGGAGFLMNNEMDDFSIKPGTPNMYGLVGNAANAIAPGKRMLSSMTPTILEKGGKLYMVVGTPGGSTIMTSVFQTILNVTEHGMTMQQAVNALKFHHQWLPDKTTFENGAFTPKTEQILQSRGYVLERLTNTLGRMDCILVRPDGTLEGASDPRADNTAMGY